A single genomic interval of Methylophilales bacterium MBRSF5 harbors:
- a CDS encoding methionine synthase — MDPYKNTDEFLKAELKKRILFMDGAMGTMIQQHQFVEADYRGERFKSFAAPEGQRELFLKGNNELLSITQPTVIQKIHEDYLAAGADIIETNTFGANSVAQEDYFMASLVKEMNIESVKLAKAAAEKYSTEDRPRFVAGAIGPTPKTASISPDVNDPGARNITFDQLFDSYAEQAEALISNGADIILIETVFDTLNCKAAIAAVQSTFDQLGKTLPIMISGTVTDASGRILSGQTVTAFWNSIRHAKPLTIGLNCALGAALMRPYAEELSNIAETFVCIYPNAGLPNPMSDTGFDEKPEDTSTLLKEFAESGFVNVAGGCCGTTPEHILAITQSLKNIPPRTLPTIAKKMRLSGLEPMIIGDDDLFVNVGERTNVTGSRVFAKLIIDENYEEAVSVARQQVENGAQVIDINMDEGMLDAERAMTTFLNLIASEPDISRVPIMIDSSKWSVIEAGLKCIQGKPIVNSISLKEGEESFIHQAKLCMQYGAAVIVMAFDEQGQADTYERKIEICERAYNILKDTVGFPVEDIIFDPNIFAIATGIAEHNNYAVDFINATKWIKDNLPHAKISGGVSNVSFSFRGNEAAREAIHTVFLNHAIKNGMTMGIVNAGMIGVIDDLTKELKEVVEDVVLNRREDATDHMIEIAGSLQGKKKEKDTNEWRGSDTQPVSVEKKIEYALIHGITNYIEEDTETARLQIMESGGRPINVIEGPLMDGMNVVGDLFAEGKMFLPQVVKSARVMKQAVAHLIPFIEKEKEEEEARTGQKSKPKGKMLIATVKGDVHDIGKNIVSVVLQCNNFEVVNMGVMVPCAEILNKAKEENVDIIGLSGLITPSLEEMAHVASEMQRDPYFRSVKMPLLIGGATTSRAHTAVKISPNYEGPVVHVADASRSVSVMQSLLSSDTKVDYIEKLKADYEKVRQLHGQKKGVKYISLKAARENKLSLNFNPIKPKFIGRRVFKNINLNELIDFIDWTPFFKTWDLAGRYPQILQDEVVGDTANQLFDDAQKMLKKVINDRKLKAHAVVGFCKAHAIEDDIAISDEQDNLQFTFHTLRQQSEKPIISGKPKPNLSLSDFIAPQESLIDDYIGMFAVTAGDGGEFYLNQYEKNKDDYSGIMFKALMDRLAEACAEYMHLRVRQDLWGYAQKEKLSNEELIQEKYLGIRPAPGYPACPEHSVKEDLFKFLKTDEIGMSLTENYAMIPASSVSGFYFAHPESTYFSVDKIDEDQLNDFANRSSMDVDNARRLLSSNIK; from the coding sequence ATGGACCCATATAAAAATACAGATGAGTTTTTAAAGGCTGAATTAAAGAAGCGTATTCTTTTTATGGATGGTGCGATGGGTACGATGATCCAACAACACCAATTTGTTGAAGCAGATTACCGGGGTGAGCGATTTAAATCTTTCGCGGCCCCAGAAGGCCAACGTGAATTATTTTTAAAAGGAAATAATGAGCTTCTCAGTATTACCCAGCCTACTGTCATTCAAAAAATCCATGAGGATTACCTAGCTGCGGGTGCAGACATTATTGAAACCAATACCTTCGGTGCAAATAGCGTGGCCCAGGAAGATTACTTCATGGCTAGCCTCGTGAAAGAGATGAATATCGAGTCGGTTAAATTAGCGAAGGCGGCGGCAGAGAAATATTCCACCGAAGATAGGCCGCGATTTGTGGCCGGCGCGATCGGACCAACACCCAAAACGGCTTCCATATCACCAGACGTGAATGACCCGGGTGCTAGAAACATCACCTTCGACCAGTTATTTGATTCTTATGCTGAACAGGCGGAGGCTCTCATATCTAATGGGGCTGACATTATTCTGATTGAAACCGTGTTTGATACCCTGAACTGTAAAGCAGCCATTGCTGCAGTGCAATCTACATTTGATCAATTAGGAAAAACTCTCCCAATCATGATTTCTGGGACGGTCACTGATGCTTCTGGGCGTATCTTATCAGGCCAGACGGTGACAGCATTTTGGAACTCGATTCGACATGCGAAACCTTTGACTATTGGATTAAACTGCGCCCTAGGGGCAGCACTCATGAGACCGTATGCTGAAGAATTGTCTAACATTGCCGAAACCTTTGTGTGTATTTATCCAAATGCGGGACTACCTAATCCAATGTCAGATACTGGGTTTGACGAAAAACCAGAAGACACGTCTACCTTATTAAAGGAATTTGCTGAGAGCGGTTTTGTGAACGTGGCTGGTGGGTGTTGTGGAACGACACCGGAGCATATTCTTGCGATTACCCAATCACTCAAAAATATTCCACCCAGAACATTACCAACGATTGCAAAAAAAATGCGCCTATCAGGACTCGAGCCAATGATTATTGGCGACGATGATTTATTTGTGAACGTTGGTGAGCGAACCAATGTGACTGGTTCACGAGTTTTTGCCAAGTTAATCATTGATGAAAATTATGAGGAGGCCGTCAGTGTAGCTAGGCAGCAGGTTGAAAATGGGGCTCAGGTCATCGATATCAATATGGACGAGGGTATGCTAGATGCCGAGAGGGCGATGACGACATTCCTCAATTTGATTGCCTCTGAGCCAGATATTTCTAGGGTGCCGATTATGATTGATTCTTCAAAATGGTCAGTCATTGAAGCTGGTCTCAAATGCATTCAGGGTAAACCGATAGTCAATTCGATCTCATTAAAAGAGGGTGAAGAGAGCTTCATTCATCAAGCTAAATTATGTATGCAGTATGGCGCAGCAGTGATTGTCATGGCTTTTGATGAACAAGGACAAGCGGATACTTATGAGAGAAAAATTGAAATTTGTGAGCGTGCTTACAACATTTTAAAAGACACGGTTGGCTTCCCGGTGGAAGATATCATTTTTGATCCAAATATTTTTGCCATCGCTACAGGAATTGCAGAGCACAACAATTATGCGGTCGACTTTATCAATGCGACCAAGTGGATCAAGGATAATCTGCCTCATGCAAAAATTTCTGGTGGGGTATCCAACGTGAGTTTCAGCTTTAGAGGGAATGAGGCTGCGAGGGAGGCCATCCATACCGTATTTTTAAATCATGCCATAAAGAACGGGATGACCATGGGTATCGTTAATGCAGGCATGATTGGGGTGATTGATGATCTGACGAAAGAGTTAAAAGAGGTGGTTGAAGATGTGGTTCTAAATCGCCGCGAGGATGCTACCGATCACATGATTGAAATTGCTGGTTCCCTGCAAGGAAAGAAAAAAGAAAAAGATACTAATGAGTGGCGAGGTTCTGATACTCAGCCTGTGTCTGTTGAGAAAAAAATCGAGTACGCCCTCATTCATGGCATCACTAATTACATCGAGGAAGACACAGAAACAGCTCGTTTACAGATCATGGAAAGTGGTGGTCGTCCGATCAATGTGATCGAGGGGCCCCTAATGGATGGTATGAATGTGGTGGGCGATTTGTTTGCTGAAGGAAAAATGTTTTTGCCTCAGGTGGTTAAATCAGCCAGGGTTATGAAACAGGCGGTGGCCCACCTGATTCCATTTATTGAAAAGGAAAAGGAGGAAGAGGAGGCCAGGACGGGACAAAAATCCAAACCAAAAGGCAAAATGCTGATCGCAACCGTTAAGGGCGATGTCCACGACATAGGAAAAAATATTGTTTCTGTTGTGCTCCAATGTAATAACTTTGAAGTGGTGAACATGGGCGTGATGGTTCCTTGCGCTGAAATTTTAAATAAGGCGAAAGAAGAAAATGTCGACATCATTGGGCTATCTGGGTTAATCACTCCATCCTTAGAAGAGATGGCTCATGTTGCCAGTGAGATGCAAAGAGATCCCTATTTCAGGTCGGTAAAAATGCCACTTTTAATTGGTGGGGCAACAACATCAAGAGCACATACAGCGGTCAAGATTTCACCTAATTATGAGGGCCCGGTTGTGCATGTGGCAGATGCATCTCGATCCGTATCTGTGATGCAGTCGTTATTATCATCAGACACCAAGGTGGACTATATCGAGAAACTAAAAGCAGATTATGAAAAAGTCCGACAACTTCATGGGCAAAAAAAAGGGGTGAAATACATTAGCTTAAAAGCTGCTAGAGAAAACAAATTATCTTTAAATTTCAATCCAATAAAACCAAAGTTTATTGGAAGAAGAGTATTTAAAAATATTAATTTAAATGAATTAATTGATTTTATTGATTGGACTCCATTTTTCAAGACATGGGATTTGGCTGGAAGATACCCACAAATTTTACAAGATGAGGTGGTTGGTGATACCGCAAATCAATTATTTGATGATGCCCAAAAGATGCTGAAGAAAGTAATCAATGACAGAAAATTAAAAGCTCATGCGGTAGTGGGTTTTTGTAAGGCACATGCAATTGAGGATGATATTGCCATATCAGATGAGCAAGATAACTTACAATTTACCTTTCATACGTTAAGGCAACAATCGGAAAAACCAATTATTAGCGGTAAGCCCAAGCCAAACTTATCATTAAGCGATTTTATTGCTCCACAAGAGTCTCTTATTGATGACTACATCGGCATGTTCGCTGTGACGGCTGGTGATGGTGGTGAATTTTATCTGAACCAATATGAAAAAAATAAAGATGATTACAGCGGCATCATGTTCAAGGCATTGATGGACCGATTGGCTGAGGCATGTGCAGAATATATGCACTTAAGAGTCAGGCAAGATCTCTGGGGTTATGCACAAAAAGAAAAATTATCCAATGAAGAACTAATTCAAGAAAAATATCTTGGAATAAGACCAGCACCTGGATATCCTGCTTGCCCTGAGCATTCTGTGAAAGAAGATCTCTTTAAGTTTTTGAAGACGGATGAGATCGGGATGTCCTTGACTGAAAATTACGCTATGATTCCGGCCTCCTCTGTCTCAGGATTTTATTTTGCTCATCCAGAATCTACCTATTTTAGTGTCGACAAGATTGATGAGGATCAATTAAATGATTTTGCCAATCGATCTTCAATGGATGTGGATAATGCTCGACGGTTACTATCTTCTAATATAAAGTAG
- a CDS encoding phosphoheptose isomerase, with the protein MKDKFQNISDKIRELLKNSPLEDMENNINALIKNKCTDLGLVSREEFDVQTEVLRKTREKLEAMEKALAEYETKQSK; encoded by the coding sequence ATGAAAGACAAGTTTCAAAATATTTCTGACAAAATTCGTGAATTATTAAAAAATTCACCATTAGAGGACATGGAAAACAATATAAATGCACTAATTAAGAACAAGTGCACTGATTTGGGGCTTGTTTCTCGTGAAGAATTTGATGTGCAAACCGAAGTGCTCCGCAAAACCCGTGAAAAGTTAGAAGCCATGGAAAAAGCCTTGGCTGAGTATGAAACTAAACAGTCAAAGTAA
- a CDS encoding nitrogen regulatory protein P-II 1 (indirectly regulates nitrogen metabolism; at high nitrogen levels P-II prevents the phosphorylation of NR-I, the transcriptional activator of the glutamine synthetase gene (glnA); at low nitrogen levels P-II is uridylylated to form PII-UMP and interacts with an adenylyltransferase (GlnE) that activates GlnA) codes for MKLITAIIKPFKLDEVREALSDIGVQGVTVTEVKGFGRQKGHTELYRGAEYVIDFLPKVKLEVAIAAKLEKKVIDAIEKSAVTGKIGDGKIFVSDLEKVIRIRTGESGEDAL; via the coding sequence ATGAAATTAATCACTGCGATTATCAAGCCGTTTAAGCTTGATGAAGTCAGAGAAGCCCTGTCCGATATCGGTGTACAAGGTGTCACCGTGACTGAAGTAAAGGGCTTTGGACGACAAAAAGGTCACACTGAACTCTATCGAGGTGCAGAGTACGTTATCGACTTTTTACCAAAGGTAAAACTCGAGGTCGCTATTGCTGCCAAGCTCGAAAAAAAGGTAATCGATGCAATTGAAAAATCTGCGGTCACAGGAAAAATTGGTGACGGTAAGATTTTTGTATCTGATTTAGAAAAAGTTATTCGTATCCGAACCGGTGAATCCGGCGAAGATGCGCTATAA
- a CDS encoding ammonia channel protein, translating into MKKLLSKLGLVSLISLFLMGFTNISFADTSVFSDNSFLVAEMEEMPAGDEAMASEEAAEEATIDTGDTAWMIVATILVIVMAIPGLALFYGGLVRAKNMLSVLMQVFVTFSLMSVLWVFYGYSLAFSDGGAWNDYIGGLSTAFLSGITADSVSDTIPEFVFVTFQLTFAALTPALIVGAFAERIKFSALLLFMPLWLTLVYLPICHMVWGGGLIDSWGAVDFAGGTVVHINAGIAALVGAIIIGKRIGLGKTAMAPHNLPATMIGASLLWAGWFGFNVGSELAADGTAGLVMINTQAATAAAVLGWLAIEWAAKGKPSMLGGASGAIAGLVAITPACAVVGPIGAIVLGFVASIIAFWACSSLKNALGYDDSLDVFGIHGVAGIIGAIGLAVLMAPQFGGVGYDDGVTMATQLWSQTKSVLFTIVWCGVISFILFKIVDAVIGLRVSEEDEVSGLDTSSHGETAYRN; encoded by the coding sequence ATGAAAAAATTATTATCCAAATTAGGATTAGTAAGTCTCATCAGTCTTTTCTTAATGGGCTTTACTAATATCAGTTTTGCTGACACCTCAGTGTTCAGTGACAATTCATTTCTGGTGGCAGAGATGGAAGAGATGCCAGCAGGAGATGAAGCAATGGCTTCGGAAGAAGCTGCAGAAGAAGCGACGATTGATACCGGCGATACCGCATGGATGATCGTGGCAACCATCCTCGTCATTGTGATGGCCATTCCTGGCTTAGCCCTCTTTTACGGTGGACTAGTGAGAGCTAAGAATATGTTATCCGTGTTGATGCAAGTATTTGTAACGTTCTCACTCATGTCTGTACTTTGGGTGTTCTACGGTTACAGCTTAGCTTTCAGCGACGGTGGTGCATGGAATGATTACATTGGTGGTCTCAGTACTGCATTTTTAAGTGGCATTACAGCAGACTCAGTGTCAGATACGATTCCTGAATTTGTGTTCGTGACTTTCCAGTTAACCTTCGCAGCATTAACACCGGCACTGATTGTTGGTGCATTTGCTGAGCGTATTAAATTTTCAGCACTACTTTTATTCATGCCATTATGGCTAACACTGGTGTACTTACCTATCTGTCACATGGTCTGGGGTGGTGGACTCATCGACTCATGGGGCGCAGTTGACTTTGCTGGTGGTACGGTAGTTCACATCAATGCAGGTATTGCCGCATTAGTGGGTGCAATCATTATCGGTAAACGTATTGGTCTTGGCAAAACAGCCATGGCACCTCACAATCTTCCAGCAACCATGATCGGTGCATCTTTACTATGGGCTGGTTGGTTCGGTTTCAACGTGGGTAGTGAATTAGCTGCTGATGGAACTGCTGGCTTAGTGATGATTAACACACAAGCTGCAACTGCTGCTGCCGTACTTGGCTGGTTAGCGATCGAATGGGCTGCTAAAGGTAAACCATCCATGCTTGGTGGTGCATCTGGTGCAATTGCTGGACTGGTTGCAATTACTCCTGCTTGTGCAGTGGTTGGTCCAATCGGTGCAATCGTACTGGGCTTTGTAGCAAGTATTATTGCTTTCTGGGCATGTAGCTCACTTAAAAATGCTCTTGGTTATGACGACTCATTGGATGTCTTTGGTATCCACGGTGTCGCAGGAATCATCGGCGCGATTGGTTTAGCAGTCTTAATGGCTCCACAATTTGGTGGTGTTGGTTATGACGACGGTGTGACTATGGCTACACAACTTTGGTCACAAACTAAATCAGTGTTATTCACCATTGTATGGTGTGGTGTGATCAGCTTTATTCTATTCAAAATCGTTGACGCAGTTATCGGTCTTCGAGTGTCTGAAGAAGATGAAGTGTCTGGTCTAGATACATCATCACATGGTGAGACAGCTTACCGCAACTAA
- a CDS encoding sulfatase, with amino-acid sequence MFSKLSSNPYHPFLKAYLFGLIFFSLSRLGLIFWQLDAVNATDKLLNIIVQGVRVDLIQLGLIFLIPLLIFPLSFINSQTKNIYSAFLRFWIIVSFIILFIIEACSITFINEYNTRPNVLFLEYLKYPREVFEMLFKGFTLDAILVVGSVLLFSRLIILAFRKQNQIEHKLMHLVIWPIILVLMLISIRSSFGHRPANPAMFAITDNAMVNSLVLNSPYSVFYAAYSMKHEASASKVYGKMDVDKIYSLTSQQGPAEYPTQKSLTPSYQGKPKNIVILLQESLGATFVESLGGVPVTPNLEKLKNEGIWFTQLYATGTRSVRGIEAVVSGFPPTPAQSTVKLPLSQSNFFTLATLLKEKNYDTSFIYGGEAHFDNMRSFFTGNGFKKIIEQKDFTNPIFKGSWGASDQDLYQKAHEEFLERHNQNQPFFSLVFTSSNHAPFEFPAGVIDLYEQPQATEKNAVKYADHALGEFIQKAKQSDYWKETIFLIVADHDIRPRGDFLIPIKNFHIPGLIMGGGINPKVISSITSQIDLPVTILSLAGIHAKHPMIGQDMSAIDQSYKGRAIMQYYDNFAWMEQDELFVLQPNQEIFYGKYDFINNKIIPSDKNNINYDKQLAHALLPSILYSQKLYRLPPQ; translated from the coding sequence ATGTTTTCTAAGCTATCAAGCAATCCTTACCACCCATTTCTAAAGGCTTATCTTTTTGGTTTAATTTTTTTTAGCCTATCAAGATTGGGGTTAATCTTTTGGCAGTTAGATGCCGTTAATGCAACCGATAAATTATTAAATATTATCGTACAAGGTGTTCGAGTGGACCTTATCCAGCTGGGATTAATATTTCTAATTCCCTTGTTAATTTTTCCACTCAGTTTCATTAATAGTCAAACAAAAAATATTTACTCTGCATTTTTAAGATTTTGGATCATTGTCAGTTTTATAATTTTATTTATCATCGAAGCATGCTCAATCACATTTATCAATGAATACAATACAAGACCTAATGTCCTATTTCTAGAATATCTAAAATATCCCAGAGAAGTCTTTGAAATGTTATTTAAGGGATTTACCCTGGATGCGATTTTAGTGGTTGGGTCTGTGTTACTTTTCTCAAGACTTATCATTCTTGCATTCCGAAAACAAAACCAGATTGAGCATAAATTAATGCACCTTGTGATTTGGCCAATCATCCTCGTCTTAATGTTGATCAGCATTAGGTCAAGCTTTGGTCACCGTCCTGCAAATCCGGCAATGTTTGCAATCACTGACAATGCTATGGTGAATTCTCTTGTTCTCAACTCCCCATACTCTGTGTTTTACGCTGCTTATAGTATGAAGCATGAAGCCTCGGCCTCAAAAGTGTATGGAAAGATGGATGTTGATAAAATTTATTCTTTGACATCTCAACAGGGCCCGGCTGAATACCCAACCCAAAAATCTTTAACGCCAAGCTATCAAGGTAAACCCAAAAATATTGTTATCCTCCTTCAAGAAAGTTTGGGTGCCACTTTTGTTGAGTCTCTGGGTGGAGTACCGGTCACCCCAAATTTAGAAAAATTAAAAAATGAGGGCATCTGGTTTACCCAGCTGTACGCCACAGGAACACGTTCTGTCCGAGGAATTGAGGCCGTCGTCTCAGGTTTCCCGCCTACACCGGCGCAAAGTACGGTGAAGCTGCCCTTGTCACAATCTAATTTTTTTACTCTGGCTACTTTATTAAAAGAGAAGAATTATGATACAAGTTTTATTTATGGCGGAGAAGCCCATTTTGATAATATGCGTAGCTTTTTTACTGGGAACGGTTTTAAAAAGATAATTGAACAAAAAGATTTTACTAACCCAATATTCAAAGGAAGCTGGGGTGCGTCAGATCAGGATCTATATCAAAAGGCACATGAAGAATTCTTAGAACGTCATAACCAAAATCAACCTTTTTTTAGCCTGGTCTTTACGTCCTCCAATCATGCACCTTTTGAATTTCCAGCAGGTGTAATTGATTTATACGAACAACCGCAAGCCACAGAAAAAAATGCTGTGAAATATGCAGATCATGCCTTGGGTGAATTTATACAAAAAGCAAAACAAAGTGATTACTGGAAGGAAACTATTTTCTTGATTGTAGCTGATCATGACATACGCCCCAGAGGAGACTTCTTAATTCCAATAAAAAACTTTCATATACCTGGCTTAATCATGGGGGGCGGTATCAATCCCAAAGTCATCAGCTCAATTACTAGCCAGATTGATTTGCCTGTGACCATACTCTCATTAGCAGGCATCCATGCAAAACATCCTATGATTGGACAAGACATGAGTGCTATTGATCAGTCCTATAAAGGTCGAGCGATTATGCAATACTACGATAACTTTGCCTGGATGGAGCAGGACGAACTCTTTGTTTTACAACCTAACCAAGAAATTTTTTATGGCAAGTATGACTTTATAAATAATAAAATTATCCCAAGCGACAAAAATAATATTAACTATGATAAACAGTTAGCACATGCCCTGCTGCCCAGTATTTTATATAGTCAGAAACTTTATAGATTGCCTCCACAATGA
- a CDS encoding murein transglycosylase, with translation MIKFLLPLIFFIFIGCVPKQIEKTDCQCDETVESKKSEECNVVEVKEKSDENIVPFSQLRQSEWYEIDFILKSDNVKDSWPAWQKSCSTLINQKQWKKVCSIANLMEDPSSEEVIEFFKTNFTLYKSWKDDGTDYGLITGYYQPILNGSKEKTKKYSTPIYKTPEDLITVDLSELYPEMKYKRLRGKVEGNKLLPYFSREQISSSENILKGNELFWVDNAVEAFFLEIQGSGIIKFEDGSEIPIGYADQNGHPYRSMGRALINAGELTKDNASMQGIKSWANKNKKKLKKFLDKNPSFVFFRELDNGLDGPIGAQGVPITAERSIAIDRRYVPIGSPVFLATTFPNSNESLNRLVIAQDTGGAIRGPIRADYYWGAGPEAGKKAGAMKQQGNIWVMLPKEFKINKKKEQ, from the coding sequence TTGATTAAATTTCTTCTTCCGCTCATATTTTTTATTTTCATTGGCTGTGTTCCAAAGCAAATAGAAAAAACAGATTGCCAATGTGATGAAACAGTAGAAAGTAAAAAGTCTGAGGAATGTAATGTTGTTGAGGTAAAAGAAAAGTCTGATGAAAATATTGTTCCATTTAGTCAGCTCAGGCAATCTGAGTGGTATGAGATAGATTTTATTTTAAAGAGTGACAATGTAAAAGATTCTTGGCCTGCTTGGCAAAAAAGTTGTTCTACCCTTATTAATCAAAAACAATGGAAAAAAGTGTGCAGCATTGCTAACTTAATGGAAGATCCATCTTCTGAAGAGGTTATTGAATTTTTTAAAACAAACTTTACTCTCTATAAGTCATGGAAAGATGATGGCACTGATTATGGATTAATCACTGGGTACTATCAACCTATTCTCAATGGCAGCAAGGAGAAAACAAAAAAATATTCAACCCCAATTTACAAAACACCAGAAGATTTGATTACGGTCGATTTATCTGAGCTCTATCCAGAGATGAAATATAAAAGATTGAGAGGAAAAGTTGAGGGCAATAAGTTATTACCTTACTTTTCAAGAGAGCAAATCTCATCAAGTGAGAATATCTTAAAAGGCAATGAATTATTTTGGGTGGATAATGCGGTTGAAGCATTTTTTCTTGAGATTCAAGGTTCTGGAATAATAAAATTTGAGGATGGAAGTGAGATACCTATCGGCTATGCTGATCAAAATGGCCACCCTTATCGCTCTATGGGAAGAGCATTAATTAATGCTGGTGAGCTAACAAAAGATAATGCATCCATGCAGGGAATAAAATCATGGGCCAATAAGAACAAGAAAAAGTTAAAAAAATTCCTAGATAAAAACCCCAGCTTTGTATTTTTTAGAGAGCTCGATAATGGTCTGGATGGCCCAATTGGAGCCCAAGGAGTTCCGATAACGGCTGAGAGATCAATTGCCATTGATAGACGTTATGTCCCAATTGGCTCTCCAGTATTTCTCGCGACCACATTTCCTAATTCAAATGAATCACTAAATCGTTTGGTCATTGCACAAGATACGGGAGGAGCAATCAGAGGCCCAATTCGAGCAGACTATTATTGGGGGGCAGGACCAGAAGCGGGTAAAAAGGCGGGCGCCATGAAACAGCAAGGAAATATTTGGGTTATGTTACCCAAAGAATTTAAGATCAATAAAAAAAAGGAGCAATAA
- a CDS encoding magnesium transporter ApaG → MSHLSKKIEISVLTEYMPSHSSDEESKYFFAYSVTIKNESDINVQLVSRHWKIVNSNGNIKTVDGIGVIGEQPIIYPGDNFTYTSATEIDTPIGEMFGSYSMETEFGERFDAEIPKFDLIMPRSLH, encoded by the coding sequence ATGAGCCATCTGAGTAAAAAAATTGAAATCAGTGTGCTGACAGAATATATGCCTTCACACTCATCAGATGAAGAAAGCAAATATTTTTTTGCTTATTCGGTGACCATCAAAAATGAATCTGATATCAATGTCCAATTAGTCTCTCGGCATTGGAAGATAGTCAACTCTAACGGTAATATCAAAACAGTAGATGGAATCGGCGTTATTGGCGAACAACCCATCATTTATCCTGGTGATAATTTTACCTATACCAGTGCTACTGAAATAGATACACCTATAGGCGAAATGTTTGGCTCCTACTCTATGGAAACTGAGTTTGGTGAAAGGTTTGATGCAGAGATACCAAAATTTGATTTGATCATGCCGAGGAGTCTGCATTGA
- a CDS encoding thiazole synthase, whose translation MVGSREFNSRLLVGTGKYKDFKETKEAITESGAEIVTVAIRRTNIGQNVGEPSLIDFVPPSDFTYLPNTAGCFNAEDSIRTLRLARELLDGHNLVKLEVLGDKETLYPNVIETIEAAKVLVNDGFEVMVYTSDDPIVAKMLEDIGCVAIMPLASLIGSGMGILNPWNLEIIIKNSSVPVIVDAGVGTASDASIAMELGCDGVLMNTAIAEAKNPIMMAGAMRKAIDAGREAYLAGRMDKKLYQADPSSPTSGLIK comes from the coding sequence ATAGTTGGTTCGAGAGAATTTAATTCTAGATTGTTAGTAGGCACTGGAAAGTATAAGGACTTTAAAGAGACAAAAGAAGCAATAACTGAATCTGGGGCTGAAATTGTTACTGTTGCTATTAGAAGAACCAACATTGGTCAAAATGTAGGTGAGCCTAGCCTAATTGATTTCGTACCACCCTCAGACTTTACCTATCTCCCAAATACGGCCGGCTGTTTTAATGCTGAAGATTCAATTAGAACACTGAGGTTGGCTCGTGAATTGTTAGACGGCCATAATTTGGTGAAGCTTGAAGTGTTAGGAGATAAAGAAACACTATATCCAAATGTGATTGAAACCATTGAGGCGGCAAAGGTTCTAGTAAATGATGGTTTTGAGGTCATGGTGTATACATCAGATGATCCTATTGTTGCCAAAATGTTAGAGGATATTGGCTGTGTAGCGATTATGCCTCTTGCATCTTTAATTGGTTCGGGAATGGGTATTTTGAATCCATGGAATCTTGAAATCATCATAAAGAATTCATCAGTGCCAGTTATAGTTGATGCTGGGGTTGGAACAGCATCCGATGCTTCTATTGCGATGGAGCTTGGATGCGATGGCGTATTAATGAATACGGCTATTGCTGAGGCAAAAAATCCTATCATGATGGCTGGAGCCATGAGAAAGGCTATTGATGCAGGAAGAGAAGCTTATCTGGCTGGGAGGATGGATAAAAAATTATATCAAGCTGATCCCAGTTCACCAACTTCTGGACTAATCAAATAA
- a CDS encoding thiamine biosynthesis protein ThiS, whose translation MKIWVNGEIKNFEENLTVYNLVEEIGVASKKFAVECNGEIIPKSSLKDTLVKEGDKFEIVGAVGGG comes from the coding sequence ATGAAGATTTGGGTAAATGGCGAGATAAAAAATTTTGAGGAAAATTTAACTGTATACAATTTAGTAGAAGAAATTGGTGTGGCGAGTAAAAAATTTGCAGTTGAGTGTAATGGTGAGATTATTCCAAAAAGTAGTCTTAAAGATACGCTAGTAAAAGAGGGAGATAAGTTTGAAATTGTCGGAGCAGTTGGTGGTGGATAG